Proteins encoded by one window of Streptomyces sp. NBC_01477:
- a CDS encoding alpha/beta hydrolase family protein codes for MAADSAGSPPLSQAEAEEASAFRHATVPADATVRYGDHQDQLVDFYRPRSPHGGGPRPAPLVALLHGGAWRARYDRAHLSPLAAHLAARGFAVASVEYRRGAPRQRPSDGPEERPAAGRWPDTFDDVAAAADALPALALRALGPDLVDPRRLVLAGHSAGGHLALWAAARHVLPPESPWHRPSPPPIRGVVALAPIADFTSAIRLRVCSDAVTELLGGPDHLAARLPHADPAALLPTGIAATIVHGTTDNEVPPQVSEAFARAAAAAGEEVVTAWLPGVGHFPLIDPSSPAVAAVADEIGQLAW; via the coding sequence ATGGCTGCCGACTCCGCCGGGTCCCCGCCCCTGTCCCAGGCCGAGGCGGAGGAGGCGTCGGCCTTCCGGCACGCGACCGTGCCGGCGGACGCCACCGTCCGCTACGGCGACCACCAGGACCAACTGGTCGACTTCTACCGCCCCCGCTCCCCGCACGGAGGCGGCCCCCGGCCCGCGCCGCTGGTCGCGCTGCTGCACGGCGGCGCCTGGCGCGCCCGCTACGACCGCGCCCACCTGTCCCCGCTGGCCGCGCACTTGGCCGCGCGCGGCTTCGCGGTGGCGTCGGTGGAATACCGCAGGGGCGCACCGCGGCAGCGACCGTCCGACGGCCCGGAGGAACGCCCGGCCGCCGGCCGCTGGCCCGACACCTTCGACGACGTGGCCGCCGCCGCCGACGCGCTGCCCGCACTGGCCCTGCGGGCGCTCGGCCCGGACCTGGTCGACCCGCGCCGCCTCGTGCTGGCCGGCCACAGCGCGGGCGGTCATCTCGCGCTGTGGGCCGCCGCACGGCATGTGCTGCCCCCCGAATCCCCCTGGCACCGCCCTTCGCCTCCCCCCATACGCGGCGTCGTGGCGCTCGCCCCGATAGCCGACTTCACCTCGGCGATACGGCTGCGCGTGTGCTCCGACGCCGTGACCGAGCTGCTCGGCGGCCCCGACCACCTCGCCGCCCGGCTCCCGCACGCCGATCCCGCCGCGCTGCTCCCCACCGGAATCGCTGCGACTATCGTGCACGGCACCACTGACAATGAGGTTCCGCCGCAGGTCAGCGAGGCTTTTGCCCGCGCGGCGGCGGCAGCGGGGGAGGAGGTCGTCACCGCGTGGCTGCCCGGCGTCGGCCACTTCCCGCTGATCGACCCGTCGAGCCCGGCGGTGGCCGCGGTGGCCGATGAGATCGGCCAGCTCGCCTGGTAG